TCCTTAACATTTCCGTTACAGGAAGCACCCTTTACATCAGATAATTTATTTCCTTTTTTTGATGGATTAATTCCAGAAGGGTGGTTGTTAGATATCGCACAAAAAAACTGGAAACTTAACCCAAGAGATCGTATGGGATTATTACTAACCACCTGCCGTGATTGCATAGGTAACATAAGTATTATAGAACATGAGTAGTTGTTTAGC
The sequence above is drawn from the Cellulophaga sp. Hel_I_12 genome and encodes:
- a CDS encoding HipA N-terminal domain-containing protein — translated: MRQGEIWVHNQKAGMLIENDEGYLFQYDKAYLALKNATPVSLTFPLQEAPFTSDNLFPFFDGLIPEGWLLDIAQKNWKLNPRDRMGLLLTTCRDCIGNISIIEHE